In a single window of the Deinococcus aetherius genome:
- the obgE gene encoding GTPase ObgE translates to MAFRDVLDIEVQAGKGGDGSMSFHRAKYLEKGGPDGGHGGRGGGVILRAIEGVESLERLVGRRKFKAENGAYGEGRLRQGSDGQDVVIEVPVGTTAFDSDTGKVIADLVRVGQEKVIARGGFGGRGNSTFVSSTRQAPRFAELGTPGEKRRVRLELRLIADVGLVGYPNAGKSSLLAALSRANPAIADYPFTTLSPILGVVERPGGEERLTMADIPGIIEGASEGKGLGLEFLRHISRTRLLVYVLDVTRDPVNEMRQLQAELQAYDPSLLENVACVALNKVELVDADLAAFAEDELAGFGLPIFRVSAKEGTGLGELRDALFQLLPDRELWAQTHALEVETEEVREEPLSVTFREDAPEKPGEAPERVWEVHGGGFEERIVRFARHLEDAAEYLSLFKRQGLYNALKRAGAREGDTVEIGTFRFEYFEEKD, encoded by the coding sequence ATGGCATTTCGAGACGTGCTGGACATCGAGGTCCAGGCCGGGAAGGGCGGCGACGGGAGCATGAGCTTCCACCGCGCCAAGTACCTGGAAAAGGGCGGCCCCGACGGCGGCCACGGCGGTCGCGGCGGCGGCGTGATCCTGCGCGCCATCGAGGGCGTCGAGAGCCTGGAGCGGCTCGTCGGGCGCCGCAAGTTCAAGGCCGAGAACGGCGCCTACGGGGAAGGCCGACTGCGCCAGGGCTCCGACGGGCAGGACGTGGTGATCGAGGTCCCGGTGGGCACGACCGCCTTCGACAGCGACACGGGCAAGGTCATCGCCGACCTCGTGCGGGTGGGACAGGAGAAGGTGATCGCCAGGGGCGGCTTCGGCGGGCGCGGCAACTCCACCTTCGTGTCGAGCACCCGGCAGGCTCCGCGCTTCGCCGAACTCGGCACGCCGGGCGAGAAGCGGCGGGTGCGGCTGGAACTGCGACTCATCGCGGACGTGGGCCTGGTGGGCTACCCCAACGCGGGCAAGAGCAGCCTGCTCGCGGCCCTCTCCCGGGCGAACCCGGCCATCGCGGATTACCCCTTCACCACCCTCTCCCCCATTCTGGGCGTCGTGGAGCGCCCAGGCGGGGAGGAACGGCTGACGATGGCGGACATCCCCGGCATCATCGAGGGGGCGTCGGAGGGCAAGGGGCTGGGGCTGGAGTTTCTACGGCACATCAGCCGCACCCGGCTTCTCGTGTACGTCCTCGACGTGACCCGCGACCCGGTGAATGAGATGCGCCAGCTTCAGGCCGAGCTCCAGGCGTACGACCCCAGCCTGCTGGAGAACGTGGCCTGCGTAGCGCTGAACAAGGTCGAACTCGTGGACGCCGACCTCGCCGCCTTCGCGGAGGACGAGTTGGCGGGCTTCGGCCTGCCCATCTTCCGGGTGAGCGCGAAGGAGGGGACCGGCCTGGGCGAGCTGAGGGACGCCCTCTTCCAGCTTCTCCCCGACCGCGAGCTGTGGGCGCAGACACACGCGCTGGAGGTCGAGACGGAGGAGGTGCGCGAAGAACCCCTCAGCGTCACCTTCCGCGAGGACGCCCCGGAGAAGCCGGGCGAGGCACCCGAGCGCGTGTGGGAAGTGCACGGCGGGGGCTTCGAGGAGCGCATCGTGCGCTTCGCCCGCCACCTGGAGGACGCCGCCGAGTACCTCTCGCTGTTCAAGCGGCAGGGGCTCTACAACGCCCTCAAGCGGGCCGGGGCGCGTGAGGGCGACACGGTGGAGATCGGGACCTTCCGCTTCGAGTATTTCGAGGAAAAGGATTAA
- a CDS encoding response regulator transcription factor, which produces MRLLFVEDDPRIAEPTLGALREAGYTATWARSGTEGLEAALLGDFPLIVLDVMLPGMDGFAVARELRGAGVDAPILFLTARGELADRVQGLDLGGDAYLVKPFAVPELLATLRALSRRERGQGAPRVSFAGGRGTLDTVARTVTWDGEEVAVTGREYALIETLALSPERWFTREELLDRVWGPEFGGEARIVDVYVRYLRRKLAPEAVTSERGRGYRVER; this is translated from the coding sequence ATGCGTCTGCTGTTCGTCGAGGACGACCCCCGCATCGCCGAACCGACCCTGGGCGCCCTGCGCGAGGCGGGGTACACGGCCACCTGGGCCCGGAGCGGAACCGAGGGCCTGGAGGCCGCCCTGCTCGGCGACTTTCCGCTGATCGTGCTCGACGTGATGCTGCCGGGGATGGACGGCTTCGCGGTGGCGCGGGAGTTGCGCGGGGCGGGGGTGGACGCGCCCATCCTCTTCCTGACGGCGCGGGGTGAACTCGCCGACCGGGTGCAGGGCCTCGACCTCGGCGGGGACGCCTACCTCGTCAAGCCCTTCGCGGTGCCCGAACTCCTCGCTACCCTGCGGGCCCTTTCCCGCCGGGAGCGGGGGCAGGGGGCGCCGCGCGTGTCCTTTGCGGGCGGGCGCGGCACCCTCGACACGGTGGCGCGCACGGTAACCTGGGACGGGGAAGAGGTCGCCGTGACGGGCCGCGAGTACGCCCTGATCGAGACGCTGGCCCTCTCGCCCGAGCGCTGGTTCACCCGCGAGGAACTCCTCGACCGGGTGTGGGGCCCCGAGTTCGGCGGCGAGGCGCGCATCGTGGACGTGTACGTGCGCTACCTGCGCCGCAAACTCGCGCCTGAGGCGGTGACGAGCGAGCGCGGGCGGGGCTACCGGGTGGAGCGGTAA
- a CDS encoding YkvA family protein: protein MTSRLRLFWRDALALLFAVGDRRTPGRVRLAALLALAYALSPVDLLPDLTPVLGVGDDLIVVPTILALAARGLPAPVLADARARSLGLQRRLPWVLPVLGGSVLVGMGLLGWALLRGLSG, encoded by the coding sequence GTGACCTCTCGACTTCGGCTGTTCTGGCGGGACGCGCTGGCGCTGCTGTTCGCGGTGGGGGACCGTCGCACGCCGGGACGGGTGCGGCTGGCGGCCCTGCTCGCCCTCGCCTACGCGCTGAGCCCGGTGGACCTCCTGCCCGACCTGACGCCGGTGCTGGGGGTGGGAGACGACCTGATCGTGGTGCCGACGATCCTGGCGCTGGCGGCGCGCGGGCTGCCTGCCCCGGTACTGGCGGACGCGCGGGCGCGGAGTCTAGGCCTCCAGCGGCGCCTGCCCTGGGTGCTGCCGGTGTTGGGGGGGAGTGTCCTTGTCGGCATGGGCCTGCTCGGCTGGGCGCTCCTGCGCGGTCTGAGCGGTTAA
- the rpmA gene encoding 50S ribosomal protein L27 has product MAHKKGVGSSKNGRDSNPKYLGVKKFGGEQVVAGNILVRQRGTKFKAGPNVGMGRDHTLFALTDGQVVFTNRGEKGRFIGVQAASATVAAD; this is encoded by the coding sequence ATGGCACACAAGAAAGGCGTAGGTTCGTCCAAGAACGGGCGCGACAGCAATCCCAAGTACCTGGGCGTGAAGAAGTTCGGCGGCGAGCAGGTCGTCGCGGGCAACATCCTCGTGCGCCAGCGCGGCACGAAGTTCAAGGCGGGCCCGAATGTGGGAATGGGCCGCGACCACACCCTGTTCGCGCTGACGGACGGGCAGGTCGTGTTCACCAACCGGGGAGAGAAGGGCCGCTTCATCGGCGTCCAGGCCGCCAGCGCGACGGTCGCCGCCGACTGA
- a CDS encoding GNAT family N-acetyltransferase has protein sequence MTVLQTDRLTLRRFTEADGDLLWDLDRDPAVMRFLNGGRPTPREVVREKVLPGILAEYGRWEAYGRWAAEERETGEFLGWFALRPVEEDPGSLELGYRLKRSAWGQGYGAEGARALVRLAFAQPGVERVVASTMTVNVASRRVMEKAGLRLVRTFFQDWPEVIEGSEAGDVEYALTRAEWQGAPGGRVL, from the coding sequence GTGACCGTGCTGCAAACCGACCGCCTGACCCTGCGGCGCTTCACGGAGGCCGACGGGGACCTGCTGTGGGACCTCGACCGCGATCCCGCCGTCATGCGTTTCCTCAACGGCGGACGGCCTACCCCGCGCGAGGTCGTCCGGGAGAAGGTGCTGCCCGGCATTCTGGCCGAGTACGGGCGTTGGGAGGCATATGGCCGCTGGGCTGCCGAGGAGCGGGAGACCGGGGAGTTCCTGGGCTGGTTCGCCCTGCGGCCCGTCGAGGAGGACCCCGGCAGCCTGGAACTCGGCTACCGGCTGAAACGGTCAGCCTGGGGCCAGGGCTATGGGGCGGAGGGGGCACGCGCCCTAGTGCGCCTGGCCTTCGCCCAACCTGGGGTGGAGCGCGTCGTCGCCTCCACCATGACCGTCAACGTGGCTTCCCGGCGGGTGATGGAGAAGGCCGGGCTGAGGCTCGTGCGGACCTTCTTCCAGGACTGGCCCGAGGTGATCGAGGGTTCGGAGGCGGGAGACGTGGAGTACGCCCTCACGCGGGCAGAGTGGCAAGGGGCGCCGGGCGGTCGTGTCCTCTAA
- the rplU gene encoding 50S ribosomal protein L21, whose protein sequence is MFAIIQSGGKQYRVQEGDVVRVENLQGAAGDQLSLTPLFVGGEQAVFGQDAGRFTVQAEVVEHGLGKKIYIRKYKSGIQYRRRNGHRQGFTAIRILGIQS, encoded by the coding sequence ATGTTTGCGATCATTCAGAGCGGCGGCAAGCAGTACCGCGTGCAGGAAGGCGACGTGGTGCGCGTCGAGAATCTCCAGGGCGCGGCGGGCGACCAGCTCAGCCTGACCCCCCTCTTCGTGGGCGGCGAGCAGGCCGTGTTCGGGCAGGACGCGGGCCGCTTCACGGTGCAGGCCGAGGTCGTGGAGCATGGCCTGGGCAAGAAGATCTACATCCGCAAGTACAAGAGCGGCATCCAGTACCGCCGCCGCAACGGGCACCGCCAGGGCTTCACGGCGATCCGGATTCTGGGCATTCAGAGCTGA